Proteins encoded in a region of the Trichosurus vulpecula isolate mTriVul1 chromosome 9, mTriVul1.pri, whole genome shotgun sequence genome:
- the NIPSNAP3A gene encoding protein NipSnap homolog 3A has translation MFHLRRRWGTLVASASRLLPQAEVCASLATGPRQYDGTFYEFRTYIIQPGKMNEFLENTHKHIHLRTAHSELVGFWKQEFGGVMNKVFHIWKYDNFVHRAKVREAVAEDKEWQEKYISPNLPFVVQQRNEITYLVPWCKLGKPPKEGVYELATFQMKPGGPALWGEHFQTAVNTHIQVGYSRLVGVFHTEYGTLNTVHVLWWTETPDSRAAGRHRSHEDARVVAAVRESCSHLKSHENMLLIPTPFSPLK, from the exons GTATGTGCGTCTTTGGCTACCGGGCCCAGACAATATGATGGGACATTCTATGAATTTCGTACTTATATCATACAACCAGGAAAGATGAATGAATTCCTGGAAAACACTCATAAACATATTCACCTTCGTACAGCTCACTCTGAATTAGTTGGATTTTGGAAACAAGAGTTTGGAGGTGTGATGAATAAAGTCTTTCATATTTGGAAATATG ATAATTTTGTTCATCGAGCTAAAGTTCGGGAAGCTGTAGCCGAGGATAAAGAATGgcaagaaaaatatatttccccAAACCTACCATTTGTGGTCCAACAGAGGAACGAAATAACGTATCTAGTGCCATGGTGCAAATTAGGAAAGCCTCCTAAAGAAG gAGTCTATGAACTTGCTACCTTTCAGATGAAGCCTGGTGGGCCAGCTCTGTGGGGCGAACACTTTCAAACAGCAGTGAACACCCATATCCAAGTAGGCTATTCCAGGCTGGTTGGAGTTTTCCACACAGAATATGGAACACTTAATACAG TTCATGTTCTTTGGTGGACTGAGACACCGGACAGTCGCGCAGCTGGAAGACACAGATCCCATGAAGATGCCCGTGTGGTGGCAGCTG TTCGGGAGAGTTGCAGCCACCTGAAATCTCATGAAAATATGCTTCTCATTCCAACACCATTTTCaccactaaagtaa